The following proteins come from a genomic window of Hymenobacter canadensis:
- a CDS encoding UDP-N-acetylmuramate--L-alanine ligase, with protein MAATPSSLQRLHLIAIGGSIMHNLALALHKSGAYVTGSDDEIFEPAKSRLAAAGLLPAAEGWFPEKVTADLDAVIVGMHARADNPELLRAQELGLRVYSFPEFIYEASKDKQRVVIGGSHGKTSITSLILHVLRYHGRKFDYAVGAQLEGFDLMVQLTDDAPIIIIEGDEYLSSPIDRRPKFHLYQHHIGVISGISWDHINVFPTEEIYREQFKIFADMTPKAGTLIYDRDDEQVQLVTVPSSPDVTYVGYGPHENVIRDGKTYLLNKKDEEVPVQVFGEHNLRNISAAKEVCKCLGIKGKDFYEALGSFKGAARRLELVREGAGSVVYKDFAHAPSKLKATATSFKKQFPKRKLVACLELHTFSSLNPAFLSQYAHTFDAPDVAVVYFNPHVLEHKRLPALPPEAVQQAFQRPDLRVFTDSRELAAFLHAQDWHEANLLMMSSGTFDGLDLVELAEKVVR; from the coding sequence ATGGCCGCTACTCCTTCTTCGCTCCAACGCCTGCACCTGATTGCCATCGGGGGCAGCATCATGCACAACCTGGCCCTGGCCCTGCACAAAAGCGGCGCCTACGTCACGGGCTCCGACGACGAGATATTTGAGCCCGCCAAAAGCCGGCTGGCTGCCGCCGGGCTGCTGCCTGCCGCCGAGGGCTGGTTTCCGGAAAAGGTGACGGCCGACCTCGACGCCGTGATTGTGGGCATGCACGCCCGCGCCGACAACCCCGAGCTGCTGCGCGCCCAGGAGCTGGGTTTGCGGGTGTACTCGTTTCCGGAGTTCATCTACGAGGCGTCCAAGGACAAGCAGCGGGTGGTGATTGGCGGCTCGCACGGCAAAACCAGCATCACGTCGCTGATTCTGCACGTGCTGCGCTACCACGGCCGTAAGTTCGACTACGCCGTGGGGGCCCAGCTGGAAGGCTTCGACCTGATGGTGCAGCTCACCGACGACGCGCCCATCATCATCATCGAGGGTGACGAGTATTTGTCGTCGCCGATTGACCGGCGGCCCAAGTTCCACCTGTACCAGCACCACATCGGCGTAATTTCCGGCATCAGCTGGGACCATATCAACGTGTTTCCGACCGAGGAAATCTACCGCGAGCAGTTCAAGATCTTCGCCGACATGACGCCCAAGGCCGGCACGCTTATCTATGACCGCGACGACGAGCAGGTGCAGCTCGTGACGGTGCCCAGCAGCCCCGACGTGACTTACGTGGGCTATGGCCCGCACGAAAACGTTATCCGGGACGGCAAAACCTACCTGCTCAACAAGAAGGACGAGGAAGTGCCGGTACAGGTGTTCGGCGAGCATAACCTGCGCAACATCTCGGCGGCCAAGGAAGTGTGCAAGTGCCTGGGCATCAAGGGCAAGGATTTCTACGAGGCACTGGGCTCGTTTAAGGGCGCGGCGCGGCGGCTGGAGCTGGTGCGGGAAGGCGCAGGCTCGGTGGTGTACAAGGACTTCGCCCACGCCCCCAGCAAGCTGAAAGCCACCGCTACCTCTTTCAAGAAGCAGTTTCCGAAGCGCAAGCTGGTGGCCTGCCTGGAGCTGCACACCTTCAGCTCGCTGAACCCCGCCTTCCTGTCGCAGTACGCCCACACTTTCGACGCGCCCGACGTGGCCGTGGTGTACTTCAACCCCCACGTGCTGGAGCACAAGCGCCTGCCGGCGCTGCCGCCGGAAGCCGTGCAGCAGGCCTTCCAGCGCCCCGACCTGCGCGTGTTCACCGACAGCCGCGAGCTGGCCGCCTTCCTGCACGCCCAGGACTGGCACGAAGCCAACCTGCTGATGATGTCGTCGGGCACGTTCGACGGGCTGGATCTGGTGGAGCTGGCCGAAAAAGTGGTTCGCTAA
- a CDS encoding alpha/beta fold hydrolase has protein sequence MQAPLKHPVLLLHGALASEKQLRPLARELAAHYTVRTFSFAGHGGQPLEESTFTMRHFSAQVTRFLDAQGWESAHVFGYSMGGYAALAAAVAAPHRFRSITTLGTKLDWSPATAALETRFLDVEKMRAKIPQFAAQLEQQHAPTPLPALLAATAGLMRGLGDVPLLTPQNLSALEVPVQVLVGELDKTAGVDASRHFADFMPRATFEIIFNTPHPLDKVNPDLLTSRIARFVEQTEDQRR, from the coding sequence ATGCAGGCTCCACTCAAACACCCGGTTCTGCTGCTGCACGGCGCGCTGGCCAGCGAAAAGCAGCTGCGCCCTTTGGCCCGCGAGCTGGCCGCGCACTACACGGTGCGCACCTTCAGCTTCGCAGGCCACGGTGGGCAGCCGTTGGAAGAGTCGACCTTTACTATGCGCCACTTCTCGGCGCAGGTTACCCGGTTTCTGGATGCGCAGGGCTGGGAGTCGGCGCACGTGTTTGGCTACAGCATGGGCGGCTACGCGGCGCTGGCGGCGGCGGTGGCGGCCCCGCACCGGTTCCGCAGCATCACCACGCTGGGCACCAAGCTCGACTGGTCGCCGGCGACGGCGGCGCTGGAAACCCGGTTTCTGGACGTGGAGAAGATGCGGGCAAAGATTCCGCAGTTTGCCGCGCAGCTGGAGCAGCAGCACGCCCCCACTCCCCTGCCGGCGCTGCTGGCCGCCACGGCCGGCCTCATGCGCGGCCTCGGCGACGTGCCGCTGCTCACGCCCCAGAACCTGTCGGCGCTGGAAGTGCCGGTGCAGGTGCTGGTGGGCGAGCTGGACAAAACGGCCGGCGTGGATGCCTCCCGCCACTTCGCCGACTTCATGCCCCGCGCTACCTTCGAAATCATCTTCAACACCCCGCACCCGCTGGACAAGGTGAACCCGGACTTGCTCACCAGCCGCATTGCGCGCTTCGTGGAGCAGACGGAAGACCAGCGCCGTTAG